One genomic window of Moorella glycerini includes the following:
- a CDS encoding carboxymuconolactone decarboxylase family protein yields MPLPAFIEALAGRDPEFYRAVKAVAETAMAPGALDAKTKTLITLALDAAHGASEGVAVLARQARDLGASEEEIREALRLAYFVAGNGVLATGGAAYR; encoded by the coding sequence ATGCCCTTACCAGCCTTTATTGAAGCCCTGGCCGGGCGGGACCCGGAGTTTTACCGGGCCGTCAAAGCCGTGGCGGAAACGGCCATGGCCCCCGGCGCCCTGGACGCCAAAACCAAAACCCTGATTACCCTGGCCCTGGATGCCGCCCACGGCGCCAGCGAAGGGGTAGCCGTCCTGGCCAGGCAGGCCCGCGATCTCGGCGCCAGCGAGGAAGAAATCAGGGAAGCCCTGCGCCTGGCCTACTTTGTCGCTGGTAACGGCGTCTTGGCGACCGGCGGGGCTGCTTATCGGTAA
- a CDS encoding NAD(P)/FAD-dependent oxidoreductase gives MRDMQAEGIRFILGRGIKEIASSGLWGRLFGRSGKGVILEDGERLKAEVVIVATGTRPNVDLIRGTGMTVNRGIPVNDYMETSIADIYAAGDVAETKDVVTGKVGLTPIWPNAAAQGRISAYNMAGCRRPYGGMVGMQNAVEFREIPAIAMGLTQPEGNNYEVLADYQPDRNYYKKLVLRDNILVGMILVGAIHQAGVYGALIKKRAEISPYRHRLMREDFSYAHIFSRLVY, from the coding sequence ATGCGGGATATGCAGGCGGAAGGGATCCGTTTTATCCTGGGCCGGGGGATCAAAGAAATTGCCTCGTCCGGTTTGTGGGGACGCCTCTTCGGCCGGTCCGGCAAAGGGGTAATACTCGAAGACGGCGAGCGACTGAAAGCCGAAGTAGTTATTGTAGCAACCGGAACCCGACCTAACGTCGACTTGATCCGCGGAACCGGGATGACGGTCAACCGTGGCATACCGGTTAACGACTATATGGAGACAAGCATTGCCGATATCTATGCCGCCGGGGATGTGGCGGAAACCAAAGATGTGGTAACCGGCAAGGTAGGGCTTACGCCCATCTGGCCCAATGCCGCGGCCCAGGGGCGCATTAGCGCCTATAACATGGCAGGCTGCAGGCGCCCTTACGGCGGCATGGTAGGCATGCAAAATGCAGTTGAGTTCCGGGAAATACCGGCCATTGCCATGGGGCTGACCCAACCGGAAGGAAATAATTATGAAGTTCTTGCCGATTATCAACCGGACCGCAACTACTATAAAAAACTGGTCCTCCGGGATAATATCCTGGTGGGGATGATCCTGGTGGGCGCCATCCACCAGGCCGGGGTTTACGGAGCTCTTATTAAAAAAAGGGCGGAAATCTCCCCCTATCGCCATCGCCTCATGCGCGAGGATTTTAGCTATGCCCATATTTTTAGCCGCCTGGTCTATTAA
- a CDS encoding cupin domain-containing protein: MEIIRIAELPQQATPRGVKARTIIDVPYINIMNLTLAPGDEVPSHTTPVDVLFHVIEGEGSITVGPETAKVSAGEIVVSPAGIPHALAANAGSSFSVLVMKIPNPKGMAK, translated from the coding sequence ATGGAAATCATCCGCATCGCCGAGCTGCCGCAGCAGGCAACCCCCAGGGGCGTCAAAGCCCGGACCATAATAGACGTGCCTTACATCAATATCATGAACCTGACCCTGGCCCCCGGCGACGAGGTGCCTTCCCACACCACGCCGGTAGACGTGCTGTTCCACGTCATCGAGGGCGAGGGCTCCATTACCGTCGGTCCGGAAACGGCTAAAGTCAGCGCCGGGGAGATAGTAGTCAGCCCGGCCGGCATCCCCCACGCCCTGGCCGCCAATGCCGGCAGTAGTTTTAGCGTCCTGGTGATGAAAATACCCAATCCCAAAGGAATGGCCAAATAA
- a CDS encoding PAS domain-containing protein, translated as MVNLIEELLLQLLGEIPMGVTWMDANGRLFYTDPLAEKLLGPAPGATATFLDCHPPHLHGRIQACWQEITEQSPSIWQHTIYHGHRWVQNCFIPLSQNGHFKGLVIISREITGEHRRPYFVQPSKLFL; from the coding sequence ATGGTTAATCTGATAGAAGAACTACTGCTGCAACTACTTGGCGAAATCCCCATGGGGGTAACCTGGATGGATGCTAACGGCCGTTTGTTCTATACCGACCCTTTGGCCGAAAAACTTCTAGGACCGGCACCGGGCGCTACCGCCACCTTCCTGGACTGCCACCCACCCCATTTGCATGGGCGAATTCAGGCGTGCTGGCAAGAAATTACAGAGCAATCCCCCTCTATATGGCAGCACACCATTTACCATGGCCACCGCTGGGTGCAGAACTGCTTTATCCCTTTAAGCCAGAACGGCCATTTTAAAGGGTTAGTCATTATCAGCCGTGAAATTACCGGGGAACATAGGCGCCCCTATTTTGTCCAGCCTAGCAAACTTTTTCTCTAG
- the hypE gene encoding hydrogenase expression/formation protein HypE, protein MIGDKILLAHGDGGLLTHELISNLFLRHFENSILKTMSDAATLPLEIEKGRLVVTTDSFVIKPIFFPGGDIGKLAVCGTVNDLAVSGAVPRYLTASFILEEGLPLADLEKILTSMAEAARMAGVTIIAGDTKVVERGNADKIFVNTTGVGLVPEGVELGYHRVEEGDVVILNGNIGEHGLAVVSRREGLEFESDIISDCTCLNSITQDLLFQYKGIKLMRDPTRGGVATTVKEIALATNKDIFLFEDRIPISDEVRWAAEMLGLDPLYLANEGKFIAVVSPQEAPDIVAALRRLPQGQQASIIGEVKKGQGNVFLKTSLGATKLIDMLAGEQLPRIC, encoded by the coding sequence TTGATAGGAGATAAAATCCTTTTAGCCCATGGTGACGGTGGCCTTTTAACTCACGAGTTAATTAGCAACTTATTCTTACGGCATTTCGAAAATTCAATTTTGAAAACCATGAGTGATGCGGCCACCTTGCCTTTGGAAATTGAAAAAGGTCGGCTGGTAGTGACTACTGATTCCTTTGTCATCAAACCGATCTTTTTCCCCGGTGGTGATATCGGTAAACTAGCAGTCTGTGGTACAGTCAACGACCTGGCAGTTAGCGGGGCTGTACCCCGTTATCTTACGGCTTCTTTTATTTTGGAAGAAGGTTTACCCTTAGCTGACCTGGAAAAAATCCTTACTTCCATGGCTGAGGCAGCCCGGATGGCCGGGGTTACTATTATTGCCGGAGATACTAAAGTAGTGGAACGGGGTAATGCCGATAAAATCTTTGTTAATACGACAGGGGTCGGGTTGGTACCGGAAGGCGTTGAGCTTGGCTACCATAGAGTTGAAGAAGGGGACGTGGTAATCCTCAATGGTAATATTGGTGAGCACGGTTTGGCAGTGGTGTCCCGACGGGAAGGCCTGGAGTTTGAAAGCGATATAATAAGCGACTGTACTTGTCTAAACTCGATCACTCAGGATTTACTATTTCAATATAAGGGTATTAAGCTTATGCGTGATCCCACCCGGGGTGGGGTGGCGACCACAGTGAAGGAAATTGCCCTGGCTACTAATAAAGATATATTTCTCTTTGAAGATCGTATTCCCATAAGCGATGAGGTTCGGTGGGCGGCGGAAATGCTCGGATTGGATCCCCTTTATTTAGCTAATGAAGGAAAATTTATAGCAGTTGTTTCACCTCAGGAAGCGCCAGACATCGTAGCGGCCCTGCGCAGGCTGCCCCAGGGCCAACAGGCCAGTATCATTGGAGAGGTTAAGAAAGGCCAGGGTAATGTTTTTTTAAAAACTTCTCTAGGTGCAACAAAATTGATAGATATGTTAGCAGGCGAACAACTACCGCGTATTTGCTAG
- the hypD gene encoding hydrogenase formation protein HypD has product MELLQRFKDPKLGQRILERLQQKISRPLNFMEVCGTHTVAISRSGIRELLKGKLRLKSGPGCPVCVTDTGDIDKMIGLARLPGVIVTTFGDMMRVPGSRSSLVQERANGDVRVVYSALDAVAIAEANPDKTVIFLGVGFETTVPAVALCLEEVVRKNLKNFLLYSAHKVVPPALETLLQDPEVKIDGFLLPGHVCTILGRKTFEFLSQKYNVPAVIGGFEPVDILAALDALVDMVAAGKAQVLNRYSRAVREEGNPLAQAIMQKYFDLVDVKWRGIGIIPRSGLKLKAEYARYDAEEQYLLEESTVEAVPGCSCGEILKGKMEPPECPLFAYICTPLKPVGPCMVSSEGACAAYYKYERRRSKN; this is encoded by the coding sequence ATGGAGTTACTACAGAGGTTTAAAGACCCAAAACTCGGGCAACGCATTTTAGAGAGGCTCCAGCAAAAGATCTCCAGGCCGCTTAACTTTATGGAGGTATGCGGTACTCATACCGTAGCCATTTCCCGTAGTGGCATAAGGGAGCTTCTCAAGGGGAAACTTCGTCTTAAAAGCGGTCCTGGCTGCCCCGTCTGCGTTACCGACACCGGGGATATCGATAAAATGATTGGCCTGGCCAGGCTACCCGGAGTTATTGTTACTACCTTTGGCGATATGATGCGGGTACCAGGCAGCCGGTCCAGCCTGGTGCAGGAACGGGCCAATGGTGATGTGCGTGTAGTCTATTCAGCTTTGGATGCCGTGGCTATTGCCGAGGCCAACCCGGATAAGACAGTCATTTTCTTAGGGGTAGGTTTTGAAACCACTGTTCCGGCTGTCGCTTTATGCCTGGAAGAAGTGGTGAGAAAAAACCTGAAAAATTTCTTGCTTTACTCTGCTCATAAGGTGGTCCCCCCGGCCCTGGAAACTCTTTTACAGGACCCGGAGGTTAAAATCGATGGTTTTCTCTTACCCGGTCATGTCTGTACTATTCTTGGTAGAAAAACCTTTGAGTTTTTAAGTCAAAAATATAATGTACCTGCCGTGATTGGCGGGTTTGAGCCAGTTGATATTCTGGCGGCCCTTGATGCCCTGGTAGACATGGTCGCGGCAGGAAAGGCCCAGGTCCTTAACAGGTATTCCCGGGCGGTCCGGGAGGAGGGCAACCCTTTGGCCCAGGCGATTATGCAGAAGTATTTTGACCTGGTAGATGTTAAGTGGCGAGGTATAGGTATCATACCCCGTAGCGGGCTGAAGCTCAAAGCAGAATATGCCCGGTATGATGCCGAAGAACAGTACCTCCTTGAAGAATCTACTGTTGAAGCGGTGCCAGGTTGTTCATGTGGTGAGATCTTGAAGGGAAAAATGGAACCCCCTGAGTGTCCTCTTTTTGCATACATTTGTACGCCTTTAAAGCCGGTTGGACCTTGTATGGTCTCAAGTGAAGGAGCCTGTGCCGCTTATTATAAGTACGAACGGAGGAGAAGTAAGAATTGA
- a CDS encoding HypC/HybG/HupF family hydrogenase formation chaperone, with amino-acid sequence MCLAVPAKIYKIEGLYAWVDIMGNRRRISIGVTPEVKVGDFVLLHAGYAISKLDMEEALETLKLWEEINGVTTEV; translated from the coding sequence ATGTGTCTAGCTGTACCGGCTAAGATATATAAAATTGAAGGTCTGTATGCCTGGGTAGATATAATGGGTAATCGGCGTCGCATCAGCATTGGGGTAACGCCGGAAGTCAAGGTGGGAGATTTTGTTCTCCTCCACGCCGGGTATGCCATAAGTAAGCTTGATATGGAGGAAGCCCTGGAAACTCTAAAATTATGGGAGGAAATCAATGGAGTTACTACAGAGGTTTAA
- the hypF gene encoding carbamoyltransferase HypF has protein sequence MAYSARQEEAGKIISYQVKIQGIVQGVGFRPYVFNLACKYGLKGWVLNSVSGVTLEIEGETAAVASFLKELKYHPPRLARITAIRLTPQDPQGYASFEIIKSECQGEREVLITPDVAICEDCRRDILNPAERRFHYPFTNCTNCGPRFTIIRDLPYDRERTSMSAFPMCRECEQEYHDPRNRRFHAQPNACPRCGPQIFLVDRNGREVAGNWAERFRQLILAGKIVAVKGLGGFHLACDARNPVAIGELRRRKKRPAKPLAIMCRDLDTVQKYCRVSPEEARVLLSPAAPIVVLERRPGSPLPDNLAPNLKSLGVMLPYTPLHLLLFDGEVEALVMTSGNLSGQPLVKNNDEALVQLGEVADYFLWHNREIENRCDDSVVKVMDGELQFWRRSRGYVPSPLEIPAPPRELSVLGTGGEMKNTFCLVKGNRAFFSQYIGEMSSEECVAFYHSSLASLTRLVNIVPQVIAYDLHPNYRISRLARELPAEQLIPVQHHHAHLASCLAENGLQEEVIGIICDGTGYGTDGCIWGFEILRGDFCSFQREVQLAYVPLPGGEAAVRQPFRMALAYLYQYFGHEGIERYRNFIPCSDKEVALVGKLLQSKFNSPLTSSCGRFFDAVAALLQVCRENFYEGQAAVELAELVRGGYSESYPFEIRQGVLYPAEVLAGILEDLKRGTDKTLIATKFHNTLVAMVCQGATEVRAKNGLNKVVLSGGTWQNPYLLVMARRKLTELGFDVYYHHQVPTNDGGLALGQATIAYWRSAACV, from the coding sequence ATGGCTTACTCAGCTCGTCAGGAGGAAGCGGGAAAAATAATTAGTTACCAGGTTAAAATTCAAGGTATTGTCCAAGGAGTAGGATTTCGCCCCTATGTTTTTAACCTGGCGTGTAAATACGGCCTCAAGGGGTGGGTACTCAACTCCGTGTCAGGGGTAACTCTGGAAATTGAAGGAGAAACGGCTGCCGTTGCCTCTTTTTTAAAGGAACTAAAGTATCATCCACCCCGCCTGGCCAGGATTACCGCCATACGATTAACTCCCCAGGATCCCCAGGGATATGCCTCCTTCGAGATAATTAAAAGCGAGTGTCAGGGGGAAAGAGAAGTTCTTATCACGCCGGATGTCGCGATTTGCGAGGATTGCCGGCGGGATATTTTGAACCCGGCAGAACGTCGTTTTCATTATCCCTTTACCAATTGTACGAACTGTGGCCCACGCTTTACCATTATTCGTGATCTTCCTTATGACCGGGAACGAACCTCTATGAGCGCTTTCCCTATGTGCCGGGAATGCGAGCAGGAATATCATGACCCCCGTAACCGCAGGTTTCATGCGCAACCTAACGCTTGTCCCCGATGTGGCCCCCAAATTTTCCTAGTAGATAGAAATGGAAGAGAGGTTGCCGGAAATTGGGCGGAACGTTTTCGCCAGCTTATCCTGGCTGGGAAAATTGTTGCTGTTAAAGGGTTGGGCGGTTTTCACCTGGCCTGTGATGCTCGTAATCCTGTGGCTATTGGAGAGTTAAGGCGGCGCAAAAAGCGTCCGGCCAAACCTTTAGCAATCATGTGCCGTGATTTAGATACAGTCCAGAAATACTGCCGGGTGAGTCCCGAAGAGGCCCGGGTTTTACTTAGTCCGGCAGCCCCCATTGTTGTCCTGGAACGCCGGCCCGGGAGCCCTTTACCTGATAATCTGGCCCCCAACCTCAAAAGCCTTGGCGTCATGTTACCTTATACGCCGTTACACTTGCTACTCTTTGATGGGGAAGTCGAAGCCCTGGTGATGACCAGCGGCAACCTCAGTGGCCAACCCCTTGTTAAGAACAATGATGAAGCCCTGGTCCAGTTAGGAGAGGTGGCGGACTATTTTCTCTGGCATAACCGGGAAATCGAAAATCGTTGTGACGATTCGGTAGTAAAGGTAATGGATGGCGAGTTGCAATTTTGGCGGCGCTCCCGGGGTTATGTCCCCAGCCCCTTAGAAATACCGGCCCCGCCCAGGGAGTTAAGTGTATTGGGTACTGGTGGCGAGATGAAAAATACTTTCTGCCTGGTAAAAGGTAACCGCGCCTTCTTTAGCCAGTACATCGGTGAAATGAGTTCTGAGGAATGTGTTGCCTTTTACCACTCCTCTCTGGCTTCCCTAACCCGGCTGGTAAATATTGTGCCCCAGGTTATTGCCTATGATCTGCACCCCAATTACCGCATTTCGCGCCTGGCGCGAGAGCTGCCGGCTGAACAGTTAATACCCGTCCAACACCACCACGCCCACCTGGCCTCTTGCCTGGCTGAGAACGGACTGCAGGAAGAGGTCATCGGTATAATTTGTGATGGTACCGGGTACGGGACGGACGGTTGCATCTGGGGTTTTGAGATACTACGCGGTGATTTTTGCTCCTTTCAGCGTGAGGTCCAATTAGCCTATGTCCCCTTACCAGGAGGAGAAGCAGCCGTTCGCCAGCCCTTTCGTATGGCCTTAGCTTACCTCTACCAATATTTCGGTCACGAAGGCATAGAGCGCTACCGGAATTTTATTCCTTGTTCGGACAAGGAAGTTGCCCTGGTAGGCAAGTTGCTCCAAAGCAAATTTAATTCTCCTTTGACTTCCAGCTGCGGTCGTTTTTTTGATGCGGTAGCAGCTCTGTTGCAGGTCTGCCGGGAAAATTTCTACGAGGGTCAGGCGGCAGTGGAGTTGGCCGAACTTGTGCGTGGGGGGTACAGCGAATCCTATCCCTTTGAAATACGGCAAGGAGTACTTTATCCGGCCGAAGTCCTGGCGGGCATCCTCGAGGATTTAAAAAGGGGTACGGATAAAACCTTGATTGCAACTAAATTTCATAATACTTTAGTGGCGATGGTTTGCCAAGGAGCAACTGAGGTAAGAGCCAAAAATGGCCTTAACAAAGTAGTCTTAAGCGGTGGAACGTGGCAAAATCCTTACCTGCTGGTAATGGCCCGCCGGAAATTAACGGAATTAGGTTTTGATGTTTACTACCACCATCAGGTACCCACCAATGACGGAGGCCTGGCTCTAGGTCAGGCGACAATTGCCTACTGGAGGAGTGCAGCATGTGTCTAG
- the hypB gene encoding hydrogenase nickel incorporation protein HypB, whose translation MQIKLVSSILGVNDTLAAANRELFREKGVFVLNLMSSPGSGKTTILERTIEHLQHQLNIGVIEGDICTARDAERIAQKGVPVVQINTSGACHLDANMIASCLEDLNLDELDLLVVENVGNLVCPAEFDIGEDMKVMVLSVTEGNDKPCKYPLMFRESRALLVNKIDLLPYTNFDMDALEQDVRGINSAIQIFPVSALKDEGVEAWCQWLTQLVRRKREK comes from the coding sequence TTGCAGATTAAGCTTGTTTCCAGTATTTTGGGGGTTAACGATACCCTGGCTGCTGCCAACCGGGAGCTGTTCCGGGAAAAAGGAGTCTTTGTCCTTAATCTAATGAGTTCTCCCGGTTCGGGCAAGACCACCATTTTGGAAAGAACCATTGAACATTTGCAACATCAACTTAATATTGGTGTCATCGAGGGTGATATTTGTACGGCCAGGGATGCTGAGAGAATTGCCCAAAAAGGTGTACCGGTGGTGCAAATCAATACCAGTGGCGCTTGCCATCTGGATGCCAATATGATTGCTTCTTGCCTCGAGGATTTGAACCTTGATGAATTAGATCTATTGGTGGTAGAAAACGTTGGCAATTTAGTCTGCCCCGCCGAATTTGACATAGGTGAAGATATGAAGGTAATGGTTCTGAGTGTTACTGAAGGTAACGATAAGCCTTGCAAATATCCACTTATGTTTCGGGAGTCAAGGGCTTTGTTAGTTAATAAGATCGACCTGTTGCCCTATACGAATTTTGACATGGATGCCTTGGAGCAAGATGTGCGGGGCATCAACTCCGCTATTCAAATCTTTCCGGTATCTGCCCTGAAAGATGAGGGGGTGGAGGCCTGGTGTCAATGGCTTACTCAGCTCGTCAGGAGGAAGCGGGAAAAATAA
- a CDS encoding hydrogenase maturation nickel metallochaperone HypA has product MNCMHELALMQGILDVVTKNAHSYGLRRITKIKLVIGKLRAVVPDSLEFCFTTLKEDIPLIAQGELEVEIKEIEGSCRRCSHQFLVEGYRFRCPQCECTDVDIVSGSELYVDYIEGD; this is encoded by the coding sequence ATGAACTGCATGCATGAGCTGGCATTAATGCAAGGAATCTTAGATGTTGTGACCAAAAACGCTCATAGTTACGGTTTACGCCGGATCACGAAAATAAAGTTGGTTATAGGAAAGCTAAGGGCAGTTGTACCTGACTCCCTGGAATTCTGCTTTACTACACTAAAAGAAGATATCCCCCTCATAGCGCAGGGGGAACTGGAGGTTGAAATAAAGGAAATAGAGGGAAGCTGCCGGCGATGTTCTCACCAGTTTTTAGTGGAGGGTTATCGCTTCCGCTGTCCCCAATGCGAATGTACCGATGTCGACATTGTTAGCGGGAGTGAACTCTATGTTGACTATATTGAGGGCGATTAA
- a CDS encoding ethylbenzene dehydrogenase-related protein, with protein MAKPGWRYIVVLSLLACLTITVVGCGTPGMPSGKTEGAKTSSDGWQASNQTVPVEFIAPLVLEAVKVDSLPAIDGDIDPIWGQAPALQAGALTMKAVYTEKELALLMFWPDRTMSINTPGNWNYFAEENKWYHNDELVNWTFFRPPTRQRQPEWLAMGWDISIGQEFAATGCGGFCHKSPVDGKMHHATARRGEYADFWMLMGRHGFKSGGKEDYIEDMGWLLGGVSQQGPVVFDHADKMDPRQPIAGTFYFRGYAVDGIIASYNDAKFSYAAVTEGNQYCSQCHNIEWRGAMPMDKIPARTFLDEGKIPFYRNWNKEHTAPLYVKKNPVSFIDAMTITQEEIDNGQAVMVSNLTLKELKEIWSRYEQLNAVVPELILKEPSGSAANVRVGAKWSNGWWYLECKRALKTGHWDDIQFDDLTKNYHFTISLSSNSNTLSPLFSDKAAILRFKPRS; from the coding sequence ATGGCAAAGCCAGGGTGGCGGTATATTGTAGTGCTTTCCTTACTGGCCTGCTTGACTATTACGGTAGTTGGGTGTGGAACTCCAGGTATGCCAAGCGGGAAGACAGAAGGGGCAAAGACTAGCTCGGATGGATGGCAAGCTAGTAATCAAACAGTGCCGGTAGAGTTTATTGCGCCCTTGGTATTAGAAGCAGTGAAAGTAGATTCTTTGCCCGCTATTGATGGCGATATTGATCCTATTTGGGGACAAGCACCAGCTTTACAGGCAGGTGCCCTGACCATGAAAGCCGTTTATACCGAAAAAGAACTGGCGCTATTGATGTTTTGGCCCGATCGGACTATGAGTATCAATACACCTGGCAACTGGAACTATTTCGCCGAGGAGAATAAGTGGTACCATAATGATGAGCTGGTGAATTGGACGTTTTTCAGGCCGCCTACCCGACAAAGACAACCCGAGTGGCTGGCTATGGGCTGGGATATATCCATAGGGCAGGAATTTGCAGCCACCGGCTGTGGGGGGTTTTGTCATAAAAGCCCGGTAGACGGTAAAATGCATCACGCCACGGCCCGTCGCGGCGAATATGCAGACTTTTGGATGTTGATGGGTCGACATGGTTTTAAGTCTGGGGGAAAAGAGGATTACATTGAGGATATGGGATGGTTGTTGGGCGGAGTGTCCCAACAAGGCCCGGTTGTTTTTGACCATGCGGATAAGATGGATCCAAGGCAACCCATCGCAGGAACGTTTTACTTCAGAGGTTATGCGGTAGATGGGATTATAGCTTCGTATAATGATGCAAAGTTCAGTTATGCGGCAGTTACCGAAGGTAATCAGTATTGCTCCCAATGTCACAATATAGAATGGCGCGGCGCCATGCCTATGGATAAAATACCAGCCAGAACCTTTTTAGATGAAGGAAAGATACCTTTTTACCGCAACTGGAATAAGGAACATACCGCGCCGTTGTACGTCAAGAAGAATCCCGTCTCTTTTATTGATGCCATGACCATTACCCAGGAAGAAATAGATAATGGCCAGGCCGTGATGGTAAGCAACCTCACTCTGAAAGAGTTAAAAGAAATCTGGAGCCGTTATGAGCAACTTAACGCCGTGGTACCCGAACTGATTCTAAAGGAGCCTAGCGGTAGTGCCGCCAATGTGAGGGTTGGAGCCAAGTGGAGCAACGGATGGTGGTATTTGGAGTGCAAAAGGGCATTAAAAACAGGTCATTGGGACGATATTCAGTTTGATGACCTGACTAAAAACTATCATTTTACCATCAGTTTATCCAGCAATAGTAATACCCTCTCTCCTCTCTTTAGTGACAAAGCTGCAATCCTGAGATTCAAACCGCGCTCTTGA
- the hycI gene encoding hydrogenase maturation peptidase HycI, which yields MLETTKEAQGSLEAALRCRLAKRRVVALCGVGNEIRGDDGAGVAVINALEETGLDRGDVVIINCGDMPENFLGRLVKLQPSHVVFIDAADLGAPPGAVSIIEMDEVGAYCTSTHGLPLSFLAAYLQRETNADLFIIGIQPGNLAFGASLTTEVAATVMAMRELLAKILFWQSGSGT from the coding sequence GTGCTGGAAACAACAAAGGAAGCGCAGGGCAGCCTGGAAGCTGCCTTGCGTTGCCGCCTTGCCAAGCGCAGGGTAGTAGCTTTATGCGGCGTGGGTAACGAGATTCGTGGTGATGATGGGGCAGGGGTAGCGGTAATCAACGCCTTAGAAGAAACAGGTTTGGATAGAGGGGATGTAGTCATAATAAATTGCGGTGACATGCCCGAGAACTTTTTAGGCCGTCTGGTTAAGTTGCAGCCAAGTCATGTTGTTTTTATCGATGCCGCAGACCTGGGGGCACCACCAGGTGCCGTGAGCATCATCGAAATGGATGAGGTAGGTGCTTATTGCACTTCTACCCATGGCCTGCCCCTTTCTTTCTTAGCTGCCTATCTCCAAAGGGAAACAAACGCTGATCTATTTATAATCGGCATCCAGCCGGGCAACCTGGCCTTTGGAGCTTCCTTAACAACTGAGGTGGCGGCCACAGTTATGGCAATGCGGGAGCTTTTGGCAAAAATCCTTTTTTGGCAGTCTGGTTCAGGAACCTGA
- a CDS encoding CGGC domain-containing protein yields the protein MLTGDIAKVALMGCAKVETTCPSVICKKSFLRGEARAKRYGDSLQVIANFQCPGCPGKGVVPIVRKLMRETGVNVVHVAACLIWEDFYSRCPHMDRIIAGLEKLGVRVVRGNHQECVRYFRSNNKMYEVVQFLQQLEGGGQRE from the coding sequence ATGTTGACGGGAGACATCGCTAAGGTTGCTCTAATGGGTTGCGCCAAGGTAGAGACCACCTGCCCCAGCGTTATCTGTAAGAAGTCATTCCTAAGGGGAGAAGCCCGGGCAAAGCGCTATGGTGATAGCCTTCAGGTCATAGCCAACTTTCAATGTCCCGGTTGCCCGGGTAAAGGGGTAGTTCCTATTGTTCGCAAGCTGATGCGGGAGACTGGTGTTAACGTAGTGCATGTCGCTGCCTGCCTGATTTGGGAGGATTTTTATTCCCGTTGCCCCCATATGGATCGGATCATTGCGGGACTGGAAAAGTTGGGGGTACGGGTAGTGAGAGGCAACCACCAGGAATGCGTGCGCTACTTCCGCTCGAACAACAAGATGTACGAGGTTGTACAGTTTCTGCAACAGTTGGAAGGAGGAGGTCAGAGGGAATAG